The Oceanispirochaeta sp. M1 genome has a window encoding:
- a CDS encoding arabinose ABC transporter substrate-binding protein has protein sequence MKKGLIAALCLTVFLSGFAFANGAQEAGSDEVKIGFLVKMPEEPWFQNEWKFAQEAAAKYGFKVLEIGTPDGEKVLSAIDNIAAQGAQGFVICTPDVKLGPAIMAKAKANGLKVMTVDDRLVGADGSPMEEVPHMGISAYEIGKQVGYTLKGQMDARGWKQEDTGFLRISFNELPTAVDRTTGMTDALIEKGFDEANIYESPEKTTDTEGGFNAASITITKNPQIKHWLIGGLNDEAGMGGTRACEGNGFAAEDICAVGIGGSGTATAEFAKSEVTGFYATALISPKRHGYETSELVYKWITEGTTPPATTWTTAVMMDRDNYKAKLKENGLD, from the coding sequence ATGAAAAAAGGCTTAATTGCAGCCCTGTGTCTTACAGTTTTTCTAAGCGGATTTGCATTTGCGAACGGTGCTCAGGAAGCTGGATCGGATGAAGTGAAAATCGGTTTTCTGGTGAAAATGCCCGAAGAACCCTGGTTTCAGAATGAGTGGAAATTTGCCCAGGAAGCTGCCGCAAAATACGGATTTAAGGTTCTGGAAATCGGAACACCCGATGGAGAGAAAGTTCTTTCTGCAATCGACAACATCGCAGCTCAGGGAGCTCAGGGATTTGTAATCTGTACCCCCGATGTAAAACTGGGACCCGCTATTATGGCAAAAGCAAAAGCCAACGGTCTTAAGGTGATGACAGTTGATGACCGCCTTGTCGGTGCTGACGGATCTCCCATGGAAGAAGTACCTCATATGGGAATTTCTGCATACGAAATTGGTAAACAGGTAGGATATACTCTTAAAGGTCAGATGGATGCCAGAGGCTGGAAACAGGAAGACACTGGTTTTCTCAGAATCAGCTTTAACGAGCTTCCCACTGCAGTAGATAGAACAACTGGTATGACTGATGCTCTTATCGAAAAAGGTTTTGATGAAGCTAATATCTACGAATCTCCCGAAAAGACAACAGATACTGAAGGTGGATTCAACGCTGCAAGTATCACAATCACAAAGAATCCCCAGATCAAACATTGGTTGATCGGTGGACTGAATGACGAAGCTGGAATGGGTGGAACAAGAGCCTGTGAAGGTAACGGATTTGCAGCAGAAGACATCTGTGCAGTTGGTATAGGCGGTTCTGGAACAGCTACTGCGGAATTTGCAAAATCTGAAGTTACAGGTTTTTACGCAACTGCTCTGATCAGTCCTAAAAGACATGGTTATGAAACATCAGAATTGGTTTACAAATGGATTACAGAGGGAACAACTCCTCCTGCAACAACATGGACAACAGCAGTCATGATGGACAGAGATAATTACAAGGCAAAACTAAAAGAAAACGGACTGGATTAA
- a CDS encoding sigma-54 dependent transcriptional regulator: protein MIAKILIVDDEAQLCISLSKLLKARGYSPIFTTESEKVMGILKVEKVSLVITDLKMPGMSGIDLIRLIRTEYSELPIIMVSGYASVDNVVKAMRYGAVNFFEKPVRFSEMAVEIDRLLPKTVMKSSLKNQKWQNSRYDGSDSSILTFNPSMQEKINLLKKAAPTDAPVLITGESGTGKELAASMIHAECSRFDKPFIKLNCAAIPETLLESELFGHEKGAFTDAVEARSGKFEVVGEGTLFLDEIGEISLKTQAKLLRVLQEKEFERIGSHKTRRMEGRIVAATNRKLKDRIREGLFREDLFYRLSVIQIELPALRSRKEDILPLTRLFLSDFNQKYGKNISGFDQETEVLFLKHDWPGNIRELKNTIERMVIFCDEEIISTEFLPEQYKNYSATDKTVFLKTASNSISRDIILDALDKTGGNRSRAADYLGITRRTLYNKMKKLDIEV from the coding sequence ATGATTGCCAAGATCCTGATTGTTGATGATGAAGCACAGCTCTGTATCAGTCTATCCAAGCTTCTTAAAGCCAGGGGCTATTCTCCAATATTTACTACAGAATCTGAAAAAGTTATGGGAATCCTGAAGGTCGAAAAAGTCTCTCTTGTGATCACAGATTTAAAGATGCCCGGTATGTCCGGGATAGATCTTATCCGCCTGATCAGAACTGAATACTCCGAACTTCCTATTATTATGGTATCAGGGTATGCCTCGGTTGATAATGTTGTTAAGGCCATGCGTTACGGAGCTGTAAACTTCTTTGAAAAACCTGTCCGTTTTTCAGAAATGGCAGTTGAAATTGATCGTCTTCTACCTAAAACAGTTATGAAGAGCAGTTTAAAGAATCAAAAATGGCAGAACTCCCGATATGATGGCAGTGATTCGTCAATTTTGACCTTTAATCCTTCAATGCAGGAAAAAATTAATTTACTGAAAAAAGCAGCTCCCACGGATGCTCCGGTTCTGATCACAGGAGAGTCGGGAACAGGAAAGGAGCTGGCGGCCTCTATGATACATGCTGAATGTTCCCGTTTTGATAAACCCTTTATCAAACTCAACTGTGCAGCCATACCTGAAACTCTTCTTGAGTCAGAACTTTTCGGCCATGAGAAAGGAGCTTTTACGGATGCGGTAGAAGCAAGATCCGGAAAGTTTGAAGTTGTGGGGGAAGGAACCCTTTTTCTTGATGAAATAGGAGAGATCAGTCTGAAAACCCAGGCAAAATTACTACGGGTTCTTCAGGAGAAAGAGTTTGAACGTATCGGTTCGCATAAGACCCGCAGGATGGAAGGACGTATTGTTGCGGCTACCAATAGAAAGCTTAAAGACAGAATCCGCGAGGGACTCTTCAGGGAAGACCTTTTTTACCGCCTGTCTGTCATTCAGATTGAACTGCCTGCCCTGAGATCCAGGAAGGAAGATATTCTTCCTCTGACCAGGTTGTTTCTGTCTGATTTTAATCAAAAATACGGGAAGAATATTTCAGGCTTTGATCAGGAGACAGAAGTCCTGTTTTTAAAGCATGACTGGCCGGGAAATATTCGTGAGCTGAAGAATACAATTGAGAGAATGGTTATTTTCTGTGATGAAGAGATCATCAGTACAGAGTTTTTACCAGAGCAGTACAAAAATTATTCCGCGACTGATAAAACCGTATTTCTGAAGACTGCCTCTAACAGTATATCAAGAGATATCATACTGGATGCCCTTGATAAGACCGGGGGGAACAGGAGCAGGGCTGCGGATTATCTGGGGATTACCAGAAGAACCCTGTATAACAAAATGAAAAAACTGGATATTGAGGTCTGA
- a CDS encoding ATP-binding cassette domain-containing protein: MDSPLLEMRNIRFNYGHVPALKGIDFDLYPGEIHALTGDHGSGKTSLVKILSGSLLLQGGSIRVNGQSFYGFNPSASVQQGIGMVYQSETLIPSGTLFDNVYLGRFPQFIFSRRRKELLKHCQELFDIYGFDEDPMTRVTALSPARRQVLSFLRVLAQEAKILILDEIAQKTTPEEQQHIYRMLRMCRAQNKGIIYVSSNIDEIFRISDRVTILKDGHRRGTEEVSRVDRTRLVNLAFSFAIDRDESPTQVDHEVLLMSRYDQRIINDIPQGLIIISPNDEIQDLNTAASRILECDPVEIKGQPLNEYFRDLQLEKLDEIEKVIVERKAGLWQKLKFVRNKLLKIRVSPLGEEGDSRHGMLVFLEDISSDYETKEYLQQAEKFVSTAEMAAGVAHEVNNPLGIIQNYLDLMQLDELPENSQDCVQHIQSELTRIVEIISSLLSFSRVGVRPIKSLDLHLLLDEVSILMGHKFKERKITLEKDYRSGQILLDAHENKLKQLFLNLLSNALEAVLKGGKIIVRTSLCQSAEGVPQAVISFIDNGHGIPGEILDQIFSPFYSTKMTKTNTGLGLSICQHIAESYNGKITAESIPGENTSFLVYLPLTQGQD; encoded by the coding sequence ATGGATTCCCCGCTGCTTGAGATGCGGAATATCCGTTTTAATTATGGACATGTCCCTGCACTGAAAGGGATCGATTTTGACCTTTACCCTGGCGAGATCCATGCATTAACCGGCGATCACGGCTCAGGAAAAACAAGTCTTGTAAAAATATTAAGCGGTTCTCTTCTACTTCAGGGAGGCAGTATTCGTGTCAATGGGCAGAGCTTCTATGGTTTTAATCCTTCTGCTTCTGTCCAGCAGGGAATAGGCATGGTTTATCAGAGTGAAACTCTTATCCCTTCAGGAACCCTTTTTGACAATGTATATCTGGGACGCTTTCCCCAATTTATATTCAGCAGACGAAGAAAGGAGTTGTTAAAACATTGTCAGGAGCTTTTTGACATTTATGGATTTGACGAAGATCCCATGACAAGGGTTACGGCCCTATCTCCTGCCAGACGGCAGGTATTGTCGTTTCTCCGTGTTCTGGCTCAGGAGGCAAAAATCCTGATTCTGGATGAAATTGCCCAAAAAACAACTCCAGAGGAGCAGCAGCATATATATCGGATGCTCAGGATGTGCCGGGCCCAGAACAAGGGAATAATTTATGTCAGTTCCAATATTGATGAGATATTCAGAATCTCTGACAGAGTAACAATTCTTAAGGACGGTCATAGACGCGGAACGGAAGAGGTGAGCCGTGTTGACAGAACCAGACTGGTAAACCTTGCCTTCAGTTTTGCCATTGATCGTGATGAGAGTCCTACTCAGGTTGATCATGAGGTTCTTCTTATGTCCCGTTATGATCAGAGAATCATTAACGATATACCTCAAGGCCTTATTATAATATCTCCTAATGATGAGATTCAGGATCTTAATACAGCAGCGTCAAGAATACTGGAATGTGATCCAGTAGAAATCAAAGGGCAGCCCTTAAATGAGTATTTCAGGGATCTTCAACTTGAGAAGCTGGATGAAATTGAGAAGGTTATTGTTGAACGGAAAGCCGGTCTGTGGCAAAAATTGAAATTTGTCAGGAATAAACTGCTTAAGATCAGGGTCAGTCCTTTGGGAGAAGAAGGGGACTCCAGGCATGGAATGCTGGTTTTTCTGGAAGATATTTCTTCTGACTATGAGACGAAAGAGTATCTGCAACAGGCCGAAAAGTTTGTTTCTACAGCCGAAATGGCGGCCGGTGTGGCTCATGAAGTGAATAATCCTCTGGGAATTATTCAGAATTATCTTGACCTGATGCAGCTGGATGAGCTTCCTGAAAATTCTCAGGACTGTGTTCAGCATATTCAGTCGGAACTGACTAGAATTGTAGAGATCATCAGCAGTCTGCTCTCTTTTTCACGTGTAGGGGTTCGCCCTATCAAGTCTCTGGATCTGCATCTGCTCCTTGATGAAGTAAGCATACTGATGGGACATAAATTCAAAGAGAGAAAAATCACTCTTGAGAAAGATTACCGTTCGGGGCAGATCCTGCTTGATGCACATGAGAATAAGCTGAAGCAATTATTTCTAAACCTTCTGAGTAATGCTCTTGAGGCAGTTCTTAAGGGGGGGAAGATTATTGTCAGGACATCTCTATGTCAATCGGCTGAGGGTGTTCCACAGGCTGTGATCAGTTTCATTGATAATGGTCACGGCATCCCCGGTGAGATTCTTGATCAAATATTTTCTCCTTTTTACAGTACAAAAATGACTAAGACAAATACCGGATTGGGACTATCTATCTGTCAGCATATTGCCGAATCTTACAATGGTAAAATTACTGCCGAAAGTATCCCCGGTGAGAATACATCTTTTCTGGTCTATCTACCCCTGACTCAGGGGCAGGACTGA
- a CDS encoding LacI family DNA-binding transcriptional regulator, which translates to MSSKKNSRITLQNIADALGISRGTVDRAIHSRGRISEKTRREILDKASAMGYIDDKITRFTTLKKKIQILALFPESPSFFYDMMKTGLFSALKEQNDSLLELKIIDYNPENSDGFLDILKSSVQEDDLKGVLLVPSGHFDPSITLPGSAKIPYLTINTDLPGTKRSCFIGQDLYQSGRLGGELIHKFCSEGKLLVLSGYKGLWAHDQRVQGAVDVLQDISTGQNKTVVYCDDDIGMAAELVKDAFASDRDLRAVLSLTAAATLGAVHAIESMGSDNRIPLVGFDFNEELSKALDDGFCDALIGQNPELQGAYAFKLMYSILMNNHKLKNDCFVTPTEIYFKELKPEQFSRSDFFI; encoded by the coding sequence GTGTCTTCCAAAAAAAACAGTCGAATTACTCTTCAGAATATAGCCGATGCACTTGGAATTTCCAGAGGGACTGTGGACCGGGCTATTCACAGCCGGGGACGTATCAGTGAAAAAACCCGCAGAGAAATTCTTGATAAAGCCTCAGCAATGGGTTATATCGATGATAAAATAACCCGTTTTACAACTTTGAAAAAGAAGATTCAGATTCTGGCTCTTTTCCCTGAGAGTCCCTCATTTTTTTATGACATGATGAAAACAGGCTTGTTTTCTGCTCTGAAAGAGCAGAATGATTCTTTGCTTGAGCTGAAAATTATTGATTATAATCCTGAAAATTCAGACGGTTTTCTAGATATATTGAAATCTTCAGTGCAGGAAGATGATCTGAAGGGCGTCCTTCTTGTTCCTTCCGGTCATTTTGATCCCTCAATTACTCTCCCCGGATCTGCAAAAATCCCTTATCTCACCATTAATACTGATCTTCCAGGAACTAAGAGAAGCTGTTTTATCGGTCAGGATCTTTATCAGAGCGGCCGTTTAGGGGGTGAACTTATTCACAAATTCTGCTCTGAAGGAAAACTGCTTGTTCTCAGTGGATATAAAGGATTATGGGCTCATGACCAGAGGGTGCAGGGTGCAGTGGATGTTCTACAGGATATAAGCACAGGACAGAATAAGACAGTGGTCTACTGTGATGATGATATTGGGATGGCCGCAGAGCTTGTGAAAGATGCCTTTGCTTCAGACAGGGATCTCAGGGCGGTCCTTTCTCTTACTGCAGCCGCTACTTTAGGTGCGGTCCATGCAATTGAATCCATGGGATCCGACAATCGGATTCCACTTGTCGGTTTTGACTTTAATGAAGAGCTTTCTAAAGCTCTGGATGACGGATTCTGTGATGCTCTTATAGGACAGAATCCTGAGCTTCAGGGAGCTTATGCCTTCAAACTGATGTACAGTATTCTCATGAATAATCACAAGCTGAAAAATGATTGCTTTGTGACTCCAACCGAAATATATTTCAAAGAACTTAAACCAGAACAGTTTTCCAGATCAGATTTTTTTATATAA
- the eno gene encoding phosphopyruvate hydratase, protein MDTIEYVEAREILDSRGNPTLEVDVMLGDGSFGRAAVPSGASTGIHEAVELRDGDKKRYLGKGVLKAVENVNTVIADAVIGLSALNQVDVDKTMIELDGTDNKAKLGANAILGVSMATARAAAQHLEIDLFKYLGTFHANVLPVPMANIINGGSHADNSVDFQEFMVMPVGADSIREAVRWIAEIFHNLKALLKEAGLSTAVGDEGGFAPNFKSNEEALTFIMKAIEKAGLKPGKEVMIALDPASSEFSEKQADGSYIYELKWSTGEKLTSTQMADFWADWSERYPIISIEDGMNEDDWDGWKVLTDKIGDKVQLVGDDLFVTNTVRLKEGIDRGIANSILIKVNQIGTLTETYEAVEMAKRAGYTAIISHRSGETSDTTIADLVVALETGQIKTGSMSRSDRVAKYNQLMRIEDDLEGRSTYAGWDAFYSIKR, encoded by the coding sequence ATGGACACGATTGAATATGTTGAGGCCCGTGAAATTCTCGATTCAAGAGGAAACCCCACACTGGAAGTAGATGTAATGCTGGGAGACGGCTCATTCGGTAGAGCGGCTGTCCCTTCAGGAGCCTCCACAGGAATTCATGAAGCTGTTGAACTGAGAGACGGTGATAAAAAACGATACCTTGGTAAGGGAGTTCTGAAAGCTGTTGAAAATGTGAATACAGTTATTGCAGACGCAGTTATCGGACTGAGTGCCCTGAACCAGGTAGATGTAGATAAAACAATGATTGAGCTGGATGGTACAGATAATAAGGCTAAACTTGGTGCCAATGCGATTCTAGGAGTCTCCATGGCAACAGCCCGTGCCGCCGCACAGCATCTTGAAATAGACCTGTTCAAATATCTTGGAACATTCCATGCCAACGTACTGCCCGTACCTATGGCAAATATTATCAACGGCGGAAGCCATGCGGATAACTCCGTAGACTTCCAGGAATTTATGGTTATGCCCGTGGGTGCCGATTCAATCCGGGAAGCAGTTCGCTGGATCGCAGAAATTTTTCACAATCTGAAGGCTCTTCTCAAAGAAGCCGGTCTCTCCACAGCAGTTGGTGATGAAGGTGGTTTTGCACCGAACTTTAAATCAAACGAAGAAGCCCTGACATTTATCATGAAGGCTATTGAGAAAGCAGGTCTTAAACCCGGAAAAGAAGTAATGATTGCTCTGGACCCCGCATCTTCCGAATTCTCTGAAAAACAGGCTGACGGTTCCTATATCTACGAACTGAAATGGTCTACAGGTGAAAAGCTGACCAGCACACAGATGGCCGACTTCTGGGCAGACTGGAGTGAGCGCTACCCCATTATTTCTATCGAAGACGGTATGAATGAAGATGACTGGGACGGTTGGAAGGTTCTTACCGATAAAATTGGAGACAAGGTTCAGCTTGTGGGAGACGACCTGTTCGTTACCAATACTGTCAGATTGAAAGAAGGTATTGATAGAGGTATCGCTAACTCGATCCTGATCAAAGTAAACCAGATCGGAACACTGACAGAAACCTACGAAGCAGTAGAGATGGCTAAAAGAGCCGGATACACAGCAATCATTTCACACCGTTCCGGAGAAACCTCCGATACAACGATTGCAGACCTGGTAGTTGCCCTTGAAACCGGACAGATTAAGACCGGTTCCATGAGCCGCTCAGACAGAGTTGCAAAATACAATCAGCTCATGCGGATTGAAGATGACCTGGAAGGACGCTCCACCTATGCAGGCTGGGATGCTTTCTACAGTATTAAAAGATAG
- the proS gene encoding proline--tRNA ligase, with amino-acid sequence MKYSRLIGKTSRAGSVRQQSNVTLEGYSLLLRAGFVHVLGQGLISYLPLGKKVMENLKTLIAEEMQDLGGEEFLAPLVNPIAIWNKSGRSRMKDNPLVTFKDKKGRTLVLSPTHEEAAVELARSAVTSYRDFPLFIYQFQSKFRDESRTRLGLVRVKEFVMKDAYSFHRSQVDLNNFFPKIFNAYVRIFEKCSLPVIPAESGVGIMGGSKAYEFLYLHEQGRDYVMVCPSCGYRANRSVAVGVKSSTPEIPMGLSRVETKGCFDLECLSRQFNLPFSKLIKPRVYESEEGPVMAVVLGDYDISLDKLNAILGFSVGKPAGDETLKKYNLIPGYMSPVALPEGVRVIVDDAVVNTPNLVMGVNQEGFHYINANFGRDFDIPPSADIAQLNPGDLCFDCGKPLESHKAIEMGNIFKLDDFYTRRMGFSFENDKGRKSYPYMGAYGMGLGRLMACIAENNRDDRGLIWPLELAPYTFYIMGIGHSMRISKAVDELALELGEKDVIIDDRVESIGVKFRDADILGIPLRIVVGRRYLENNELELKDRKSGEKWFIPRENLAKELKVWRKKRG; translated from the coding sequence ATGAAATATTCCAGACTCATAGGAAAGACAAGCAGAGCAGGTTCGGTCAGGCAGCAGTCAAATGTGACACTTGAAGGTTATTCCCTTCTGCTGCGCGCCGGTTTTGTACACGTTCTGGGGCAGGGCCTGATCTCTTACCTCCCCTTAGGGAAAAAGGTGATGGAAAACCTGAAAACCCTTATTGCCGAAGAAATGCAGGATCTGGGAGGGGAAGAGTTCCTGGCTCCCCTTGTGAATCCTATTGCTATCTGGAATAAGTCGGGCCGAAGCAGGATGAAGGATAATCCTCTTGTCACTTTTAAGGATAAAAAGGGGAGGACACTGGTTCTCTCTCCTACCCATGAAGAGGCCGCCGTTGAACTTGCAAGATCTGCGGTCACTTCCTACAGGGACTTCCCGCTATTTATATATCAATTTCAGAGTAAGTTCCGCGATGAATCCCGTACACGTCTGGGACTTGTGAGAGTGAAGGAATTTGTTATGAAAGATGCTTATTCCTTTCATCGCAGCCAGGTCGATCTAAATAACTTTTTTCCGAAAATATTCAATGCCTATGTCCGTATTTTTGAAAAATGTTCTTTGCCGGTTATCCCTGCAGAATCGGGTGTCGGGATTATGGGCGGCTCAAAGGCTTATGAGTTTTTATATCTCCATGAACAGGGACGGGATTATGTTATGGTCTGCCCCTCATGCGGATACAGGGCAAACCGCTCGGTGGCTGTGGGTGTGAAAAGCAGTACACCGGAAATCCCAATGGGATTATCCCGGGTGGAGACAAAAGGCTGTTTCGATCTGGAATGTCTGTCCCGTCAGTTTAATCTTCCATTTTCAAAGCTGATCAAACCCAGAGTCTATGAATCCGAAGAGGGGCCTGTCATGGCGGTTGTCCTGGGGGATTATGATATCTCCCTGGATAAACTGAATGCCATTCTCGGTTTTTCTGTCGGGAAACCTGCGGGAGATGAGACTCTGAAAAAATACAATCTTATTCCGGGCTATATGTCCCCGGTAGCACTCCCTGAAGGAGTAAGAGTCATTGTAGATGATGCTGTGGTGAACACTCCCAATCTTGTAATGGGGGTAAATCAGGAGGGCTTTCATTATATTAATGCTAATTTCGGCAGAGACTTTGATATTCCTCCCAGCGCGGATATCGCCCAGTTGAATCCGGGAGATCTCTGCTTTGACTGCGGTAAGCCCCTCGAATCTCATAAGGCCATTGAGATGGGCAATATTTTCAAACTTGATGACTTTTATACCAGACGGATGGGCTTTTCCTTCGAAAATGACAAAGGGCGGAAATCATATCCGTATATGGGGGCTTACGGGATGGGACTTGGCCGCCTGATGGCCTGCATTGCCGAGAATAACCGGGATGACCGAGGTCTGATCTGGCCCCTGGAACTGGCTCCCTATACTTTTTATATTATGGGTATAGGCCACTCCATGAGAATTTCTAAGGCAGTGGATGAACTTGCTTTGGAACTGGGAGAAAAGGATGTCATCATTGATGACAGGGTTGAATCTATCGGGGTTAAATTCCGGGATGCTGATATTCTGGGTATTCCTCTGCGTATAGTTGTAGGCCGGCGGTATTTAGAGAATAATGAGCTTGAATTGAAAGACAGAAAAAGCGGTGAAAAATGGTTTATTCCCAGAGAAAATCTGGCAAAAGAACTGAAGGTATGGAGAAAAAAACGTGGCTGA
- a CDS encoding N-acetyltransferase has product MAEQFKLTSELIDQIIFAMENQKESFLLDTETLILSTRSSADESRKDFLLPVPDWTPSDGYHLMDSFAGTLKNPIYRERLHEILNSGRGVFRGFKNVLKERDDLENAWFLHKDREMKKRVRNWYSDLCDYWGIESLGEEPEETDDLFLDEFSMELFSADDEMFEQVRVSFREELYKESPEGLKTMLLRHHYHPQRSADLAVKAMSPEGSSCGFISIYLDTEKDKIYAALDCLYVLPEYRGAGIAAGLLDYLLDHCYHNRVETLLLILPPEGEVLGKTLERRGFKAIGPCLLLNLEQWFYEQQNIS; this is encoded by the coding sequence GTGGCTGAACAGTTCAAACTGACATCGGAGCTTATTGATCAGATCATTTTTGCCATGGAGAACCAGAAGGAATCCTTTCTCCTGGATACTGAGACTCTTATATTGTCCACCAGGTCTTCGGCGGATGAGTCCCGCAAAGACTTTCTTCTCCCTGTTCCTGACTGGACACCAAGCGACGGTTATCATCTGATGGATAGCTTCGCAGGGACTCTGAAAAATCCGATTTACAGGGAACGTCTCCATGAAATACTGAATTCGGGAAGAGGAGTTTTCAGAGGATTCAAGAATGTACTGAAAGAACGCGATGACCTTGAGAACGCCTGGTTTCTGCATAAAGACCGTGAGATGAAAAAAAGGGTTCGGAACTGGTATTCCGATCTTTGTGATTACTGGGGTATTGAGTCTCTTGGTGAAGAACCTGAAGAGACGGATGACCTGTTTCTGGATGAGTTTTCTATGGAACTTTTTTCAGCGGATGATGAGATGTTTGAGCAGGTCCGGGTATCTTTCCGGGAAGAACTTTACAAGGAGAGTCCTGAAGGGCTTAAAACTATGCTTCTCCGACACCATTATCATCCTCAGCGGAGTGCCGATCTTGCCGTAAAGGCCATGAGTCCAGAGGGTAGCAGTTGCGGATTTATTTCTATTTATCTGGATACTGAAAAGGATAAGATCTATGCTGCTCTGGACTGTCTGTATGTTCTTCCTGAATATCGTGGTGCGGGGATTGCAGCAGGTCTGCTGGATTATCTACTGGATCACTGCTATCACAACAGGGTAGAGACTCTCCTTCTCATCCTTCCTCCCGAAGGGGAAGTCCTTGGAAAAACATTGGAAAGGCGGGGATTTAAAGCCATTGGACCCTGTCTGCTGCTCAATCTGGAGCAGTGGTTCTATGAGCAGCAGAATATATCCTGA
- a CDS encoding 1-acyl-sn-glycerol-3-phosphate acyltransferase — MNISIDQFQKMVSFLQSNLKGDFEARPDNVYMEGVKINRDTIGDLVEKLMKPGSAIRGSENLKQLSEYSLKGKSCLLLLEHYSNFDYPALFRLIEKTEGLGPEVAERLLPIQGMKLSASGGLTAAFTNSYTTIVIYPSRSIDSETDPEKLAEIKKVSLPINHAAMREMTHRKYHSNIVVVFPAGTRYRPWDPESKKGVREIHSYLKAFDYVSFVSINGNLLIPNRENNMEKDTLHEDIILFSVSEPVRGKDFRKEKIAETPAGRDPKQYVVDQVMAVLERNNLKTEEYRKTLL; from the coding sequence ATGAACATATCCATAGATCAATTTCAAAAAATGGTGTCTTTTCTTCAGAGTAATCTGAAAGGAGACTTTGAAGCTCGTCCTGATAATGTATATATGGAAGGCGTGAAAATAAACCGGGATACAATCGGTGACTTAGTAGAAAAGCTGATGAAACCGGGCAGTGCAATCAGAGGTTCAGAGAACCTCAAACAGTTGAGTGAGTATTCCCTCAAGGGAAAATCCTGCCTCCTCCTTTTAGAACATTATAGTAATTTTGATTATCCGGCTCTCTTCAGACTTATTGAAAAAACTGAAGGCCTAGGCCCGGAGGTTGCCGAACGCCTGCTGCCCATACAGGGGATGAAACTGTCAGCATCAGGTGGTCTGACCGCAGCGTTTACTAATTCCTATACAACCATTGTTATCTATCCCAGCCGAAGCATTGATTCCGAGACTGATCCTGAGAAACTGGCTGAAATCAAAAAAGTCAGCCTGCCTATCAACCATGCTGCCATGAGAGAAATGACTCATAGAAAGTATCACAGCAATATTGTGGTCGTCTTTCCGGCAGGAACCAGATATAGACCATGGGACCCGGAGTCAAAAAAAGGTGTCAGGGAAATTCATTCCTACCTTAAAGCCTTTGACTATGTTTCTTTTGTCAGCATCAACGGGAACCTATTGATTCCCAATAGAGAGAACAACATGGAAAAAGATACTCTGCACGAAGATATCATCCTTTTCAGCGTATCAGAACCTGTAAGGGGAAAAGATTTCCGTAAGGAAAAAATAGCCGAAACTCCGGCAGGCCGGGACCCTAAACAATACGTAGTAGATCAGGTGATGGCTGTACTTGAAAGAAACAATCTCAAGACAGAAGAATACAGAAAAACCCTGCTTTAA